A region of Subdoligranulum variabile DNA encodes the following proteins:
- a CDS encoding sensor histidine kinase, whose translation MKFGHKLTLALLGVLAIVLSLSTVWTQERQFDRALEDIRQTAQEEWQRESMAFQSGLRTDAQTPLSVRAWSYLGGLARQGSSGLLAVYDESGRSLASTMPATLAQSELTQNVPGSEALESHVATGTDGTRYLISSGLIVCPEQCLTFVSAQSLGSLFADRALRLRDAVLGQTLALAIAAVLALLLCRRMVRPLEQLNTASREIAAGAYDRRTTLPGSDEIAGLSRSFDEMAAAVEDKVNALQTHLQEREDFIAAFTHELKTPMTSMLGYADLLRGTEVPPATRQKAADFIYHESKRLEALSGRLMELMRLNDSEPPALEPVRLDTVFRQLTRALPAGKPPLELPACKLTVLAQPELLCDLLYNLVQNARHATPPDGKITLEVSEQNEAVTLTLRDTGCGIPAEDLPRITEPFYMVDKSRARQQGGSGMGLALCERIALLHDTRLSFESVPGTGTAATFTLHKAKEAKNETA comes from the coding sequence ATGAAATTCGGCCACAAACTGACGCTGGCACTGTTGGGTGTGCTGGCCATCGTGCTGAGCCTGAGCACCGTCTGGACGCAGGAACGCCAGTTTGACCGCGCCCTGGAGGACATCCGGCAGACCGCACAGGAGGAATGGCAGCGGGAATCGATGGCCTTCCAAAGCGGGCTGCGCACCGATGCCCAAACGCCGCTGAGCGTCCGGGCCTGGAGTTACCTGGGCGGCCTGGCCCGGCAGGGCAGCAGCGGGCTGCTGGCCGTCTACGACGAAAGCGGCCGGTCGCTGGCGTCCACCATGCCCGCCACACTGGCCCAGAGCGAGTTGACCCAGAATGTTCCGGGCAGCGAAGCGCTGGAAAGCCATGTAGCCACCGGGACAGACGGCACACGCTACCTGATCAGCAGCGGTCTTATCGTCTGCCCGGAGCAATGCCTGACCTTTGTGAGCGCCCAGAGTCTTGGCAGCCTGTTTGCCGACCGGGCACTGCGGCTGCGGGATGCCGTATTGGGGCAGACGCTGGCTCTGGCGATCGCCGCTGTACTGGCCTTGCTGCTCTGCCGCCGAATGGTCCGCCCCCTGGAGCAGCTGAATACCGCCAGCCGGGAGATCGCCGCCGGCGCCTACGACCGGCGTACCACCCTGCCCGGATCCGATGAAATTGCCGGGCTGAGCCGCAGCTTTGACGAGATGGCCGCCGCCGTGGAAGACAAAGTCAACGCCCTGCAGACCCATCTGCAGGAACGGGAAGATTTCATTGCCGCCTTTACCCACGAACTGAAGACCCCCATGACCAGCATGCTGGGCTATGCCGATCTGCTGCGCGGCACCGAGGTGCCACCCGCCACGCGGCAAAAGGCCGCCGATTTCATCTACCATGAGAGCAAGCGGCTGGAAGCACTGAGCGGTCGCCTGATGGAGCTGATGCGGCTCAATGACAGCGAGCCGCCTGCCCTGGAACCCGTCCGACTGGACACCGTATTCCGCCAGCTGACCCGGGCACTCCCCGCCGGAAAACCGCCGCTGGAACTGCCTGCCTGCAAGCTCACCGTACTGGCGCAGCCGGAACTGCTGTGCGACCTGCTGTACAACCTGGTACAGAACGCCCGCCATGCCACCCCGCCCGACGGAAAAATCACGTTGGAAGTTTCCGAGCAGAACGAAGCCGTCACCCTCACCTTGCGGGACACCGGCTGCGGCATTCCCGCCGAAGATCTCCCCCGCATCACCGAACCTTTTTATATGGTGGACAAATCCCGTGCACGGCAGCAGGGAGGCAGTGGTATGGGGCTGGCTTTATGCGAACGCATCGCCCTTCTGCACGACACCCGCCTCTCCTTTGAGAGTGTCCCGGGAACCGGGACCGCGGCGACTTTCACATTGCACAAAGCGAAGGAGGCTAAGAATGAAACTGCGTGA
- a CDS encoding response regulator transcription factor — MRPILIVEDERPIADLIELTLTGAGYTCEQVNDGETAADRIADHDYELAILDIMLPKVDGYELLGYLRSVGTPVIFVTAKTSLKDRVRGLHEGADDYLTKPFEPLELVARVESVLRRTSRANVILHAFGVDLDPAGRTVLQNGRPVHLSPREFELLELLMRNRGMTLYREVLYERLWGDDDTFDTRPLDLCITRLRKKLGWKSEICTVFRVGYRLEKEENTP; from the coding sequence ATGCGCCCCATTCTGATCGTAGAAGATGAACGCCCCATCGCCGACCTGATCGAACTGACCTTGACCGGAGCCGGGTACACCTGTGAGCAGGTCAACGACGGCGAGACCGCCGCTGATCGGATTGCCGACCACGATTACGAACTGGCCATTCTGGATATTATGCTGCCCAAGGTAGACGGTTATGAATTGCTTGGGTATCTTCGCAGTGTGGGCACGCCGGTTATTTTTGTCACGGCCAAAACCTCCCTGAAAGACCGGGTGCGCGGTCTGCACGAAGGTGCCGACGATTATCTGACCAAACCTTTTGAACCGCTGGAACTGGTGGCCCGGGTGGAAAGCGTGCTCCGGCGCACCAGCCGCGCCAACGTGATCCTGCACGCCTTCGGCGTTGATCTGGATCCCGCAGGCCGCACCGTCCTGCAGAATGGCAGACCGGTTCATCTGTCCCCGCGGGAGTTCGAGCTGCTGGAACTGCTGATGCGCAACCGCGGCATGACACTCTACCGGGAAGTTCTTTATGAACGGCTGTGGGGCGACGACGACACTTTTGACACCCGTCCCCTGGATCTTTGCATCACCCGGCTGCGCAAAAAGCTGGGCTGGAAAAGCGAGATCTGCACGGTGTTCCGTGTGGGCTATCGCCTGGAAAAGGAGGAAAATACGCCATGA
- the clpB gene encoding ATP-dependent chaperone ClpB encodes MNMNQLTQKTIEALQSAQRLAVEYSNQAVEQEHVLAALAQQQDGLIPQLLTKLGADPNAFAQAALQKVEALPRVTGSGRDPEKVYISGDLDRALNAAEEQAKQMKDEYISVEHVFLGMLRRPGKAAGEIFQAFGITQENFMKQLSAVRGNQRVTSDNPESTYDALKKYGQDLVEMARANKLDPVIGRDSEIRNVIRILSRKRKNNPVLIGEAGVGKTAIAEGLAQRIVRGDVPENLKDRTVFSLDMGALVAGAKYRGEFEERLKSVLNEVKKSEGKIILFIDELHTIVGAGKTDGAMDAGNLLKPMLARGELHCIGATTLDEYREYIEKDPALERRFQPVMVNEPTVEDTISILRGLKERYEVFHGVKIQDGALIAAATLSDRYITDRFLPDKAIDLVDEACAMVKTELDSMPAELDEMNHRITQLQIEEASLKKETDELSKQRLAALEKEMAELRDSFNSKKAQWENEKNAINKVQSLRAEVESTKAEIEKATRTGDYAKAGELQYGKLPNLQKELEAEEKLANEKKEASLLRDRVTDEEIARIVARWTGIPVAKLVEGEREKLLRLPDVLHQRVIGQDEAVQKVSDAILRSRAGIANPNRPIGSFLFLGPTGVGKTELAKALAQALFDDEKNMVRIDMTEYMEKFSVSRLIGAPPGYVGYEEGGQLTEAVRRHPYSVVLFDEVEKAHPDVFNILLQVLDDGRITDSQGRTVDFKNTVIILTSNLGSDLILEDLEKSRANGSNELSDEAKNAIDQLLKRQFRPEFLNRLDDIVYYKSLTKQEIGSIVDLMLTDLRRRLEDKQLHLDVTEAAKNAIIDGGYDPIYGARPLKRYIQSHVETMIAKEIIAGAHGAGDTLTVDADNTGRLYLR; translated from the coding sequence ATGAACATGAATCAATTGACGCAAAAAACCATCGAGGCGCTGCAGAGCGCGCAGCGTCTCGCGGTAGAATATTCCAACCAGGCGGTGGAGCAGGAACATGTCCTCGCCGCGCTGGCCCAGCAGCAGGACGGGCTGATCCCGCAGCTGCTCACCAAACTGGGGGCAGACCCCAACGCGTTTGCCCAGGCTGCACTGCAGAAGGTAGAGGCGCTGCCCCGTGTGACCGGCTCCGGCCGGGACCCTGAAAAGGTTTATATTTCCGGCGATCTGGACCGGGCACTGAATGCAGCCGAGGAACAGGCCAAACAGATGAAGGACGAATACATCAGCGTGGAGCATGTATTCCTCGGTATGCTGCGTCGTCCCGGTAAGGCGGCCGGTGAAATTTTCCAGGCGTTCGGTATCACGCAGGAAAACTTCATGAAACAGCTTTCCGCCGTGCGCGGCAACCAGCGGGTGACCAGTGACAATCCGGAATCCACCTACGACGCGCTGAAGAAGTACGGCCAGGATCTGGTGGAGATGGCCCGTGCCAACAAGCTGGACCCGGTGATTGGCCGTGACAGCGAGATCCGCAACGTCATCCGCATACTGTCCCGTAAGCGCAAGAACAACCCGGTGTTGATCGGTGAGGCAGGTGTCGGCAAGACGGCCATCGCCGAAGGTCTGGCCCAGCGGATCGTCCGCGGGGATGTGCCGGAAAACCTGAAGGATCGCACGGTATTCAGTCTGGACATGGGTGCTCTGGTCGCAGGCGCCAAATACCGCGGCGAATTTGAGGAGCGCCTGAAGTCCGTTCTGAACGAAGTCAAAAAGTCCGAGGGCAAGATCATCCTCTTCATCGATGAACTGCACACCATTGTGGGCGCCGGTAAGACCGACGGCGCGATGGATGCCGGCAACCTGCTGAAGCCCATGCTGGCCCGCGGTGAACTGCATTGCATCGGTGCCACCACCCTGGATGAGTACCGTGAATATATTGAAAAAGACCCTGCGCTGGAGCGTCGTTTCCAGCCGGTTATGGTCAATGAACCCACAGTGGAGGATACCATCTCCATCCTGCGTGGCCTGAAGGAACGCTATGAGGTGTTCCACGGTGTCAAGATTCAGGACGGGGCGCTGATCGCGGCGGCTACGCTGTCCGACCGGTATATCACTGACCGGTTCCTGCCCGATAAGGCCATCGACCTGGTGGATGAAGCCTGTGCCATGGTCAAGACCGAACTGGATTCCATGCCGGCCGAACTGGATGAGATGAACCATCGGATCACCCAGCTGCAGATCGAGGAAGCTTCGCTGAAGAAGGAAACCGACGAACTGTCCAAGCAGCGTCTGGCGGCTCTGGAAAAGGAGATGGCGGAACTGCGGGACAGCTTCAACAGCAAGAAGGCCCAGTGGGAGAACGAGAAAAACGCCATCAACAAGGTGCAGAGTCTGCGCGCCGAGGTGGAATCCACCAAAGCGGAGATCGAAAAGGCGACTCGCACCGGCGATTACGCCAAGGCCGGCGAACTGCAGTACGGCAAGCTGCCCAATCTGCAGAAGGAGCTGGAAGCGGAGGAAAAGCTGGCCAACGAGAAGAAGGAAGCCAGCCTGCTGCGTGATCGCGTGACCGACGAGGAGATCGCCCGTATTGTGGCGCGCTGGACCGGTATTCCGGTGGCCAAACTGGTGGAAGGTGAGCGCGAGAAACTGCTGCGTCTGCCCGATGTGCTGCATCAGCGGGTCATCGGCCAGGACGAGGCAGTCCAGAAGGTTTCCGACGCCATCCTGCGTTCCCGCGCCGGTATTGCCAACCCCAACCGGCCCATCGGCAGTTTCCTGTTCCTGGGTCCCACCGGTGTCGGCAAGACCGAGCTGGCCAAAGCGCTGGCCCAAGCCCTGTTTGACGATGAAAAGAATATGGTCCGTATCGACATGACCGAGTATATGGAGAAATTCAGTGTCTCGCGTCTGATCGGTGCGCCTCCGGGATATGTGGGGTATGAGGAGGGCGGTCAGCTCACCGAAGCGGTGCGCCGTCATCCCTACAGCGTGGTCCTCTTTGATGAGGTGGAAAAGGCTCATCCCGATGTCTTCAACATCCTGCTGCAGGTATTGGACGATGGCCGTATCACCGACAGCCAGGGCCGCACGGTGGACTTCAAGAATACCGTCATCATCCTGACTTCCAACCTGGGCTCCGACCTGATTCTGGAAGATCTGGAAAAGAGCCGTGCCAACGGCAGCAATGAGCTGTCCGATGAGGCGAAGAATGCCATCGATCAACTGCTCAAGCGGCAGTTCCGTCCGGAGTTCCTCAACCGTCTGGATGATATTGTCTACTACAAGAGCCTGACCAAGCAGGAGATCGGTTCCATTGTGGATCTGATGCTCACCGACCTGCGCCGCCGTCTGGAAGACAAGCAGCTGCATCTCGATGTGACGGAGGCCGCCAAGAACGCCATCATCGACGGCGGGTACGACCCGATCTACGGCGCCCGTCCGCTGAAGCGGTATATCCAGTCCCATGTGGAGACGATGATCGCCAAGGAGATCATCGCCGGTGCCCATGGAGCAGGCGATACGCTGACGGTAGACGCCGATAACACCGGCCGCCTGTATCTGCGGTAA
- a CDS encoding IMP dehydrogenase, with protein MAYYFSEPSRTFGEYLLVPGYSSSECVPMAVSLKTPLVKYRKGEEECPLEMNIPMVSAIMQSVSGEKLAIALAKQGGVSFIYGSQTIEQEADMVRRVKAYKKGFVTSDSNLPPEATLGDVLDLKTRTGHSTVAITDDGTAHGKLLGIVASRDYRLSRMTHDLKVTEFMTPLDKLVTAPATTSLHDCNDIIWDNKINSLPLVDEEGHLQYMVFRKDYDSHKENVNELLDANKSYVVGAGINTRDYAERVPALVEAGVDVLCIDSSEGFSEWQSRTIDWIREHYGDKVKVGAGNVVDRDGFMFLAKAGADFVKIGIGGGSICITRETKGIGRGQATAVIEVAKARDEYYKETGIYVPICSDGGIVQDYHITLALAMGADFVMLGRYFARFDESPTNKLRVGGNYVKEYWGEGSNRARNWQRYDLGGAQKLSFEEGVDSYVPYAGPLADGVQTTLYKVRSTMCNCGALSIPELQEKARLTVVSSTSIVEGGSHDVILKNNVQNS; from the coding sequence ATGGCGTATTATTTTTCCGAACCGTCTCGTACCTTTGGTGAATATCTGCTCGTCCCCGGCTATTCCTCTTCGGAATGCGTGCCGATGGCTGTCAGCCTCAAGACCCCGCTGGTAAAGTACCGCAAAGGGGAGGAAGAGTGCCCCCTGGAAATGAACATCCCGATGGTTTCTGCCATCATGCAGTCCGTTTCCGGCGAGAAGCTGGCCATCGCGCTGGCCAAGCAGGGCGGTGTTTCGTTCATCTATGGTTCGCAGACCATTGAGCAGGAAGCGGATATGGTACGCCGTGTGAAAGCCTATAAAAAGGGTTTTGTCACTTCCGACTCCAACCTGCCGCCGGAGGCGACTCTCGGCGATGTGCTGGACCTGAAGACCCGCACCGGTCACTCCACCGTGGCCATCACTGATGACGGCACGGCCCACGGCAAGCTGCTGGGTATTGTGGCTTCCCGTGACTATCGTCTGTCCCGCATGACCCACGACCTCAAGGTCACCGAGTTTATGACGCCGCTGGACAAGCTGGTCACGGCCCCCGCTACTACCAGCCTGCATGACTGCAACGACATCATCTGGGATAACAAGATCAACTCTCTGCCTCTGGTGGATGAGGAAGGCCATCTGCAGTATATGGTCTTCCGCAAGGACTACGACTCCCACAAGGAAAACGTCAACGAACTGCTGGACGCCAACAAGAGCTATGTGGTCGGCGCCGGCATCAACACCCGCGACTACGCCGAGCGCGTTCCCGCGCTGGTGGAAGCCGGTGTGGACGTGCTCTGCATCGACTCCTCCGAGGGCTTCAGCGAGTGGCAGTCCCGCACCATCGACTGGATCCGTGAACATTACGGCGACAAGGTAAAGGTTGGCGCTGGCAACGTGGTGGACCGCGATGGCTTTATGTTCCTGGCCAAGGCAGGTGCCGACTTCGTCAAGATCGGTATCGGCGGTGGTTCTATCTGCATCACCCGTGAGACCAAGGGCATCGGCCGCGGTCAGGCTACGGCGGTCATCGAGGTCGCCAAAGCCCGCGATGAGTATTATAAGGAAACTGGCATCTATGTGCCCATCTGCTCCGACGGCGGCATTGTGCAGGACTATCACATCACGCTGGCGCTGGCCATGGGTGCGGACTTCGTCATGCTGGGCCGTTACTTCGCCCGTTTTGACGAATCCCCCACGAACAAGCTGCGTGTGGGCGGCAACTATGTGAAGGAATACTGGGGCGAGGGTTCCAACCGTGCCCGCAACTGGCAGCGGTATGACCTGGGTGGCGCCCAGAAGCTGAGCTTTGAGGAAGGCGTCGACTCTTACGTGCCCTACGCCGGACCGTTGGCGGACGGTGTGCAGACCACCCTGTACAAGGTGCGTTCCACCATGTGCAACTGCGGTGCGCTCTCCATCCCCGAACTGCAGGAGAAGGCCCGCCTGACCGTGGTTTCTTCCACTTCCATCGTGGAAGGCGGCAGCCATGACGTCATTCTGAAGAACAATGTGCAGAACAGCTGA
- the trkA gene encoding Trk system potassium transporter TrkA — MRIVVVGLGKVGRALTAQLAGEGHDLVVIDQNSEIIDNIVNIYDVRGVAGNGGCYGVQKEAFEEGADLLIATTSSDEINILSCLVAKKIGTRHTIARIRNPEYAKQLRFMRGELGLSMVINPEQATAREIARVLRFPSAIKREQFCRQRFELVEYRIGPDNPLVGMPLTDLYRNIRVKILICAVARGQETIIPSGSFELQAGDKIYLTASPRDLETFFRKLHLFKERANNIMIVGAGRMTYYLVRELQDAQKRLTVIDNNLQRCQDMSEKFPGVLVIHGDGADSELLSEERIDEMDAFVALTGMDETNIILAMYASQFNACKVVAKINRPSFADLAAANNLVDSVVSTAAVTSEAIARYVRAMQNSIDSDNIKTLHRLVGGRVEALEFNVGAGLPFIGKPLKELQFKDGLLIAGIVRRNGQTVIPSGDDALSEGDDVVVVTTDTTLHALRDIVK, encoded by the coding sequence ATGAGAATCGTGGTCGTCGGCCTGGGAAAGGTCGGCCGTGCCCTGACGGCGCAGCTTGCCGGGGAGGGACACGATCTTGTCGTCATCGACCAGAATTCGGAGATCATCGACAATATCGTCAACATCTATGATGTGCGAGGAGTGGCCGGCAACGGCGGTTGCTACGGTGTACAGAAGGAGGCGTTCGAGGAAGGGGCCGATCTGCTGATTGCCACTACCTCCAGCGATGAGATCAACATTCTCTCCTGTCTGGTTGCCAAAAAGATCGGTACGCGGCATACCATTGCCCGTATCCGCAATCCGGAATACGCCAAACAGCTGCGCTTTATGCGCGGAGAACTGGGCCTTTCCATGGTCATCAATCCGGAGCAGGCCACCGCGCGGGAAATTGCCCGTGTGCTGCGTTTCCCCAGTGCCATCAAGCGGGAGCAGTTCTGCCGCCAGCGGTTTGAACTGGTGGAATACCGCATCGGTCCGGACAATCCGCTGGTGGGCATGCCGCTGACGGATCTGTACCGCAATATCCGCGTCAAAATCCTGATTTGTGCAGTGGCCCGCGGCCAGGAGACCATCATTCCCTCCGGCTCCTTTGAATTGCAGGCGGGGGACAAGATCTATCTGACAGCTTCCCCCCGGGATCTGGAAACTTTCTTCCGCAAACTGCATCTGTTCAAGGAACGTGCCAACAACATTATGATTGTGGGCGCCGGCCGTATGACCTACTATTTGGTCCGGGAGCTGCAGGATGCCCAGAAGCGGCTGACCGTCATCGACAACAATCTCCAGCGCTGCCAGGATATGAGCGAAAAGTTTCCCGGCGTGCTGGTCATCCACGGAGACGGTGCCGACAGTGAACTGCTCAGCGAGGAACGCATCGATGAGATGGACGCCTTTGTAGCGCTGACCGGTATGGATGAGACCAACATCATCCTGGCGATGTATGCTTCCCAGTTCAATGCCTGCAAGGTGGTGGCCAAGATCAACCGGCCGTCTTTCGCGGATCTGGCGGCGGCCAACAATCTGGTAGACAGCGTCGTTTCCACGGCGGCGGTCACCAGCGAAGCCATTGCCCGTTACGTGCGCGCCATGCAGAACAGCATTGATTCCGACAACATCAAGACGCTGCATCGCCTGGTGGGCGGCCGGGTCGAAGCACTGGAATTCAACGTGGGGGCCGGCCTGCCGTTTATCGGTAAGCCGTTGAAAGAACTGCAGTTCAAGGACGGACTGCTCATTGCCGGCATTGTGCGGCGCAATGGTCAGACCGTTATCCCCTCCGGCGACGATGCGCTTTCCGAGGGGGATGACGTGGTCGTCGTCACCACCGACACTACGCTGCACGCGCTGCGCGATATTGTAAAGTGA
- a CDS encoding TrkH family potassium uptake protein, which yields MNYKMVGFVLGRIFWIEAVLMLCPMACSALYGEWNIVLAFLWPALALTLLGILLSHRQPRNTTIYARDGLVIVALVWVLMSVFGALPFMISGEIPSFFDAFFEMVSGFTTTGSTILTDVEAMSKGLLFWRSFSHWVGGMGVLVFAMAILPMTDGRAMHLMRAEVPGPTVGKISSKLRDSAKILYEIYFALTVVEVVILCVGGMPLYDALIHSFGTAGTGGFSNRALSVGAYQNPFFEVVIGVFMLLFGINFNLYYFILLRHFKEAFHSEELRVYLGIVAFSTITITINIASLYDNVGTALRTAFFQVASIVTTTGYATTDFNLWPNYSRTVLVLLIFIGACAGSTAGGLKVSRIIIFFKAARQDLNKMLHSHAITSIRFEGKALDEKTLRGVHNYFNIYMLLFSASVLLASLDGFDLVTTFTAVATCFNNVGPGLELVGPMGSFADFSDPVKLLLSFDMLAGRLELYPILALFSPRLWRKRPVNPLHG from the coding sequence ATGAACTATAAAATGGTTGGTTTTGTCCTGGGGCGTATCTTCTGGATCGAAGCGGTGCTGATGCTCTGTCCGATGGCCTGTTCGGCGCTGTACGGGGAATGGAATATCGTGCTGGCATTCCTGTGGCCGGCGTTGGCGCTCACGCTGCTGGGTATTTTGCTCAGTCACCGGCAGCCCCGCAACACCACGATCTACGCCCGGGACGGCCTTGTCATCGTGGCGCTGGTCTGGGTGCTCATGTCGGTGTTCGGAGCGCTGCCTTTCATGATCTCGGGAGAAATCCCGTCCTTCTTTGACGCCTTTTTTGAGATGGTTTCGGGATTCACCACCACTGGCTCCACCATCCTCACCGATGTGGAAGCTATGAGCAAGGGACTTCTGTTCTGGCGCAGTTTTTCCCACTGGGTGGGCGGCATGGGTGTGCTGGTCTTCGCCATGGCGATCCTGCCCATGACAGATGGCCGTGCCATGCACCTGATGCGCGCGGAGGTCCCCGGGCCCACCGTGGGTAAGATCTCCAGCAAACTGCGGGACAGTGCCAAGATCCTCTATGAGATCTATTTTGCGCTGACCGTGGTGGAAGTGGTGATCCTGTGTGTGGGCGGCATGCCGTTGTATGATGCACTGATCCATTCCTTTGGTACTGCCGGTACCGGTGGGTTCAGCAACCGGGCCCTCAGCGTAGGGGCTTACCAGAACCCCTTCTTTGAAGTGGTCATCGGTGTCTTTATGCTTTTGTTCGGCATCAATTTCAATCTGTACTACTTTATCTTGCTGCGCCATTTCAAGGAAGCCTTCCACTCGGAGGAACTGCGGGTCTATCTGGGAATTGTGGCGTTTTCCACCATCACCATCACCATCAACATCGCCAGTCTGTATGACAATGTGGGGACCGCATTGCGCACTGCTTTCTTCCAGGTGGCATCCATCGTTACCACTACCGGCTATGCCACCACGGATTTCAATCTCTGGCCGAACTATTCCCGCACAGTGTTGGTGCTGCTCATCTTCATTGGCGCCTGCGCAGGTTCTACGGCCGGCGGATTGAAGGTCTCCCGAATTATTATTTTCTTCAAGGCAGCCCGGCAGGATCTGAACAAAATGCTGCACAGCCACGCCATCACTTCCATCCGGTTCGAGGGCAAGGCACTGGACGAAAAAACGCTGCGCGGCGTGCACAACTACTTCAACATCTATATGCTGCTGTTCTCGGCTTCGGTGCTGCTGGCATCCCTCGACGGATTCGATCTGGTCACCACTTTTACGGCGGTGGCAACCTGCTTCAACAATGTGGGCCCTGGTCTGGAGCTGGTGGGCCCGATGGGCTCCTTTGCGGATTTCTCCGACCCGGTCAAGCTGCTGCTTTCCTTTGATATGCTGGCGGGTCGCCTGGAATTGTATCCCATTCTGGCCCTCTTCTCGCCGCGGCTGTGGCGTAAGCGTCCCGTCAATCCCTTGCACGGGTAA
- a CDS encoding polysaccharide deacetylase family protein has protein sequence MLGLLLAILAAVVHLLYHQEFADTDIPNDCFAVAAATRETALPKQVCLTFDDGPSVNTRPILEILAREKVPATFFVCAQDINQEYLPMVRTIVQQGHQVAMHSASHRYAKIYQSSEAFWQDIKTLRQALEPYLSLEDLTWLRFPGGSTNTVSHRYGGSGIMKELKAETEEKGWHWIDWNVCGEDATASHPDADRILRNIQEDAKDLATCVVLLHDTRATAQTVEALPQIIAWFREEGYTFCTVEQLAELQSAGE, from the coding sequence GTGCTGGGGCTGCTGCTGGCCATTCTGGCCGCGGTGGTGCATCTTTTGTATCATCAGGAATTCGCCGACACGGACATCCCCAACGACTGCTTTGCGGTGGCGGCTGCTACGAGGGAAACGGCATTGCCCAAACAGGTCTGCCTGACCTTTGACGATGGCCCCAGTGTAAACACCCGTCCCATTCTGGAAATCCTCGCCAGGGAAAAGGTCCCTGCAACATTTTTTGTTTGTGCCCAGGATATCAATCAGGAATATCTGCCGATGGTCCGCACCATTGTGCAGCAGGGCCACCAGGTGGCGATGCACAGCGCCAGTCACCGTTATGCGAAGATCTACCAGAGCAGTGAGGCGTTCTGGCAGGATATCAAGACTTTGCGGCAGGCACTGGAACCGTACCTTTCGCTGGAAGACCTGACCTGGCTGCGGTTTCCCGGCGGCAGCACCAATACCGTCAGTCACCGGTATGGAGGCAGTGGTATCATGAAGGAACTCAAAGCCGAAACGGAGGAAAAGGGGTGGCACTGGATTGACTGGAATGTCTGCGGGGAGGATGCCACAGCATCCCACCCGGATGCTGACAGGATCCTGCGCAACATTCAGGAAGATGCAAAAGATCTTGCCACCTGTGTGGTACTGCTGCACGACACCAGGGCGACCGCTCAGACAGTGGAGGCTCTTCCGCAGATTATTGCGTGGTTCCGTGAAGAAGGCTATACTTTTTGTACGGTGGAACAGCTGGCAGAATTGCAAAGCGCCGGGGAATAG